DNA sequence from the Acidothermus cellulolyticus 11B genome:
ATCCGGACGATCCGGCTCGTCCTCGGGGGCTCGCGGTCCGGGCGGCAGGATGAGGTGGCGTGTGACCCAGCAGAGCGGGCTCCCGTTGTGGCGTCGTTCGTCGGAGCCGGATACCCGACTGTGGCACGTCACCCTCACCGTCGGCGGGATGCCGATGGAACCGCTTCTCGTTCGCAGCGCACTGGAACGGCTCTCGGCCGAACAGCCGTTCCTGCTCTCCGGCCGGTACGCCGCCGATCGGGCCGAGCTTCAGTACTGGGAGGAGGCCGCCGACTGCGCGGACGCCGCGGTACTCGCCCTGCGGCTCTGGGCTGAGCATCGTGCGAGCGCTGGCCTGCCGCCGTGGCAGGTGCTCGGCATCGAAATCGTCGACCGCGCGGTGTTTCTTCGCCGGCGCCGGGATCACCGGACCCGTCCGGTGATCCCGGGCGGCGCCTGGCGGCCGTTCACCTGACCCGACGATTGCCCGCCCGCGCGGCCGGAGCACGTATCCTGACGGCGTGTCCACTTCGCCGGAGGGATCGACCGCTGACCGGATCGCGGCGTCGGCTGCGCACTCGGGCGGCGTTGCGAACAGCTCGTCGGACGACGTCGCCGAAGCCGTCCGCGCCTGCGCACGCCGGGCCAAGGAGGCCGCGGTTCAGCTTGCAACCCTTACCCGCCGGCAGAAGGACGCCGCCCTGCACGCGATTGCGGATGCGCTCGTCGCACAGACCGAGCGCATTGTCGCGGCGAACGCCGCGGACGTCTCCCGGGCGGAGCGGTCCGGGGCAACCGCGGCGTACCTCGACCGGCTGCGGTTGGACGCCAACCGGGTGGCCGCGATTGCCGCGGACGTCAGGAAAGTGGCCGCCCTGCCGGATCCGGTCGGCGAGATCGTGCGCGGCGGCGTGCTGGCGAACGGGTTGGAGCTGCGTCAGGTGCGGGTCCCGCTCGGCGTCGTCGGGATCATTTACGAGGGCCGGCCCAACGTCACCGTGGATGCGGCGAGCCTCTGCGTGAAGAGCGGTAACGCCGTCCTGCTCCGCGGTTCGTCGTCAGCGGAGGCGTCGAACGCCGCACTTGTTGAGGTGCTGCGGGACGCGGTGGCGGCCAGCGGCCTGCCGGCGGACGCCGTCCAGCTCGTACCGGGCGCCGGCCATGACGCCGCGAAGCATCTGATGCGGGCGCGTGGTCTGGTCGATGTGCTGATCCCGCGTGGCGGGGCGGGACTGATCCGCAGCGTGGTCGAGGAATCGACCGTACCCGTGATCGAGACCGGGGTCGGCAATTGTCACGTGTACGTCGATGCGGACGCCGACCTCGACCAGGCGCTCGCGATCCTGCTGAACGCGAAAACCTCCCGGCCGAGCGTGTGCAATGCGGCCGAGACGCTTCTGGTCCACGCGGCGGTCGCCGAGACGTTTCTCCCCCGGGCACTGGCGG
Encoded proteins:
- a CDS encoding glutamate-5-semialdehyde dehydrogenase, which translates into the protein MSTSPEGSTADRIAASAAHSGGVANSSSDDVAEAVRACARRAKEAAVQLATLTRRQKDAALHAIADALVAQTERIVAANAADVSRAERSGATAAYLDRLRLDANRVAAIAADVRKVAALPDPVGEIVRGGVLANGLELRQVRVPLGVVGIIYEGRPNVTVDAASLCVKSGNAVLLRGSSSAEASNAALVEVLRDAVAASGLPADAVQLVPGAGHDAAKHLMRARGLVDVLIPRGGAGLIRSVVEESTVPVIETGVGNCHVYVDADADLDQALAILLNAKTSRPSVCNAAETLLVHAAVAETFLPRALAALRDAGVTVHGDARVAAFDPTVVPATEEDWDREYLSLDIAAAVVDSLDDAIAHIRRHGTGHSEAIVTRSQTAARRFAAEVDAAAVLINASTRFVDGGEFGFGAEIGISTQKLHARGPMALPELTSTKWIVVGDGHVR